Sequence from the Erythrolamprus reginae isolate rEryReg1 chromosome 2, rEryReg1.hap1, whole genome shotgun sequence genome:
aaagtgacttattaccattttttacacatgaccattgcagcattcccatggtcacataacCCAAACTTAGACGCTTGGCAAGTAACTCATTTATGATGGTTTCagtatcccaggatcatgtgatagacttttgtgatcttctgacaggcaaagtcaatgggggagccagattcacttaacaatcgtgttgctaatttaacaactgcagtgatttcccttcaacatctgtggcaagaaaggtcatataaTGGGACaaagaattcacttaacaatcgtgttgctaatttaacaactgcagtgatttcccttcaacatctgtggcaagaaaggtcatataaTGGGACaaagaattcacttaacaaatgtcttgattAGCTACAGAAATatagggctcaattgtggttgtaagttgaggactacatatcTGTATTTATAACATTGCCACATAATATTTGGCACTACAACTGTGAATATTAAAAAGAAGTGCTTTGGAAAAAGCATTTTGGACCATTCTATTTATTAAAGTAAGCCCTGAGAGGAAAGATGAAACCtctttgcagaaaaaaacaatcctAAAGAGGGACCACTTTAAGATTCATATTAACATTAATGAGTCAGCTCCATAAAGCAATCATAGCACTTTTTTTCTCAGGTCCAAATTAtgtatttgaaattatttttgaAGCATAGAGAGCCCCGCTTGAGATGATCAGTGAAGAATGTGCTAACGGTAAAAGGGAAACAGATTTGAATGTTTAAGTGTGCATAAAGCAGTTTTATCCACAAGACTCACAACTGTCAGTCCTGAGAAATCTGCTGGTTGAACATGTACCCAGATTTTTAGTCCTTATGCCTGAATGTAGCTGATATGAATTCAGTAGAAAGTCAAACCTTTCCCTCAAATTCACTTTCCACAAAAGTGCCACCTGCCTTCCAGCTTAAACAtaaaacaaattaacattattttttattcataCCCTTATGTCCCACATAATTCTGCTTGAATGAACACTGTTCACAATGGAAATAATAAAATTTCAAGAAGCAAAACTTACAGTGACATATCATGGGTTGTATGAAATACATCTCCCCCACCCATTTACTACGATGACAAATATCATCAAAACTCTAAACCCAGTATGTACCTCTTCTACAATCCCTCCCTTTCAAATGtaatgcttttttctttctttttcttctgactTTGATGACAGTTGATTTTGGAAGTGTGCTTCTTTCATCATGGGCTATTACTTCCCCCTGGAATGGGTGGGAGCATAAACGTCTCTGTGCAATGCTGGCTGGTTGTTGACAAGGATCTCCCAGAAATCCTTTGAAACCGGTTCCTTCTCTGGAAATAATTGCGGCTGCTGTGAAAAGAACGCTGCCTGTTCCTCAAATATTCTTTGTAGTTCTTGGTCAGCAAGGTGTAGAGGAAAGGGTTGATGCAACTGTTGCTGTAGGTCAGGCAGGTGGTCAGGTAGTTGATGTTCCTAGTGGCTTTAGGAGACACGGGAAGAGGCTCGCAGTACTGGAAGAGTAGCTGCCAGATCCAGAACGGCAAGAAGCAAGCCCAGAAGACCAGCACAATAGTGAAGATTAAGTAGAGGACTTTTTGATTGGGTAGCCGCTTGGTCTCTTTCAAGGAAGTGGTCTGGGATACCCAGTAGGTTCTTGCTAGTCTAACATAGAGGTACCCGATGATGACACCAGGGCCAACAATGCTGGTGCAGAAGAGAATGGTGATGTAGATCTTGTAAGACAACTTGCTCCAGGTGGGGAGGCAGATATTCTTCTCTCCTTGCACCAGCTGGATCATGATCAGCATTGGCAGGGTAAGGAGCAGAGATGCTACCCAGATAATGAGGGCAATTGCTTTCCGATAACTCTTCGATCTCTTCACAGTGTCCAAAGGCTTCAGCACCGCAAAATATCTCTCCGTGCTCATCACCATCAAAGTGAAAATGCTAGCGTGCATGGTGAGGAAATCCAAGCTGAAAAGGATCCGGCAACCTGTATCTCCAAAGTACCATTCTTGAATGAAGTAAGTCCCTACAATGAAAGGAATAGTGAGAAGGTAGAGCAGGTCTGCTAGGGCCAAGTTGATGATGTAGATGTACATGGAGGCAGAGGACCTCATGTAGTGGCACATCACAACCAAGGTGTAGACATTGCCTGTCACTCCAATTATGCACATAAGAGACAGAATGGTCCCGATGGTGCAGGTGGCTACGATGTCCTCCAAAGAGCTGGCAGAGAAGGCCTCACCCCATGTGTTGTTGGACGAAATATTAGGGTTGCTTCTGAGCGGGCTGCCAGTTTCTATGTCTGTGGCCACTCTAACGGTGGAGGAGAATTCATCCATTCTcataaaaattctaactttacaTGCCTTGAGCAATCAGCAGCAGGCAATATTTGACTCTTTGAAGAGAAGAGGCAACAGAAGGAAATACTGATTAATTTCTGTTGAAATGTCAGAAGTACCTGTGATCTTCAACCTTGTATTTACTCTAGAGAAAGGGCAGAAAAAACACTGTAAGGCAGAATAATAAAATGCTGtagttttttctgtttcttaggtctttttttttttaatttcccaggCTTATTAGGGGTGAGGAATGGGATGTTTGGCtgcttcagtatttttttttcaatttattgttAGTCCAGTTCTGGCCAACCAACTATCTgtaatgggggtgggggaggaggcagcTTTTCTGTGCAGTTTCTCTAAAGCATTTGACCAGGAGAACCACTGCTCCACTGAACAGTAACTGGAAGTCTAATAATTATAGCCACCGTTATATCTTAGTAAAAGAAACCTAAATGGCCTTTTGTAAACATTAACTCCATTCATTAGTGAATTACCTAAGAATAGAGTTTCTTTGTGGATAAGCATATAACTATATATGGTACTATTTTAGTTTTCCCTGGTCTCACTTTTGGCATGACACTGCTAGAACTAACCACATCGTTCGAATCTGACCACACACCTTCCTCCTGCTTTGTTTTGATTTCTCTGTTGGATCTCACAAAGATCTGCTCACTTTTCCCTTTACTGTATGATAAATGGATATGTCAACTCCCCTTCAGGATTCCGCCATGTGACCaccccttttatttccttttaagcTCCTTTTCAAAACCCACCTTCTCAAGGCACTTTTAAAATGGTTCTATATTCTAGCATCTCTAtcaagatatactgtatacaataGAAAGAATTTTCCTCTGCTTATCTattctcaatctgtatagtctggaggacagaagaaaaaggggggacatgatcgaaacgtttaaatatgtcaaagggttaaataaggttcaggagggaagtgttttcaataggaaagtgaacacaagaacaaggggacacaatctgaagttagttggtggaaagatcaaaagcaacgtgagaaaatattattttactgaaagagtagtagatccttggaacaaacttccagcaaacgtggttggtaaatccacagtaactgaatttaaacatgcctgggataaacatatatccattgtaagataaaatacagtaaatagtataagggcagactagatggaccacgaggtctttttttgctgtcagtcttctatgtttctatgtttctattcctcaatttttctcttcctccatttccttaTATCTATTTTAGAGTATAAGCTACTTGGGCAGCCAGGCTTatcatatcttctctttataaaaTGCTACATGCACTGACAGCAATTATAAATATCAGTAATTCATAATATTTGCATGGCATAAAATATGATATGTCTGGGGCAACTTGTTGTTATtggtgtgagccgctccgagtccatggagaggggcggcatacaaatctattattattattattattattattattattattattattattttatttttaaagcaattcAAAGACATAGTCACCGTGTTTACAATCCATATTCCACTCAGCACTGCTACAGTAACAATGGAGTAGAATTGCAGTTTGCTCTTTATCAGCCCTTACAAATGACCTTCCACAAATTTGTTTGGCCTTTCAAACCTACTGACCTAGAGGCTATCAGCAAATTTTATGACAGTAAATTCCATACAATTATGATAATCCTCCTGGAGTTCATTTGAATAATTTGTTACCTTGAGACCTGAAAGCTTCAGCTCCATTTAAATTGATTGGCTGTTAATCTCTCTCAGCCTAGCTTACCTCACGGCATTCATCTATTTGCTGTATGGCTTCCATGCAAATTTGCAAGGACTTGAGTGAATGCCCAATAAAATCCACCTTGCAATTGCTGACTTATAGGAACGCAcatggagacacacacacacacagagtgagagagtgagtgagagagagagagagaaaataatattAAACAGATAACtgaataatataaataaacaaataaataaataaacaaacaaataaatggtgaTAGTGATGTGGGCAATACTGCAAGATCTATTCCCACAGCAATATTAATTTCAGAGATTTATGGAAGACATAATTAATTCCTTTTTCAGGCCCAACAATTCTTACCCTGGCAGTACGTTCtgctctatttatttttaaaacaacagCAGCAATCACATCTTCATTCACCCTCCTGTATGTTAAATGTATTTAGGTTTATGACTCTTTTGACCTCAAGCTCCTCTTAAGTATTATAGCACTAGTTTCCTGCCAAAATGTTTCCACGTCAACCGTATCACTTTCGACAGTTTGGAAAAAGATTAAAAAGACCCAAGTGACaattccccttctccctccccctccaaaaGAGCAGACCAACTCGCTGTGCTGTACTGATTTTACAACTGAATCAGTTTGTCAAATCAAATTTTCAGCACGCCCAGGGAGGTCTAAAGAAACACCTCAGCACACACAGGACAAAACTGAGCAATACGTTTTGCATTAACCCAAGCACATCACACATTTTTCAAGCTACTTAGAAAGAAATGTATCTTTCatctcagtcagtcagtcaggtaAACCATCCACATTTCAAGGGGTTACTCAAAATAAGGGGAGAAAACAGCAAACAAAGTAAACATATAAAATCTAGATTCAAACCTGACTTCAGTGAAATCCAGTTGAGGAGATTTCTTCTTGggcaatgaaataaaataaagggtggaggggggaaaaaacccagcagaCTTGGCCAGAATGTGGCTAAAGGTTCTTTGCAGACAAAACAGAAGCCGCCTGAGACCCAAAAGCTTAAGGCATTTGGAATGGGTGTGCGGAAAAGAGACGGGGAGAGCCAAGTATGTTTGAAATCTGTGCCCTCCCAATCTCCACATTCACTCGTGCTTGCTATTTATGCTGCTCGATGACGCTCAGCATTGTGGAACTGCCTTTGCACAGCGCTAGGTAGGGTTACTTTGAAGAGAAACAACATTTCAAAAATCGGAGGCAGCCCTCCGCTGCTGAGTCCTTGCTGGCCCAAGAGAGGACGAGTCACAGGGCTGTTTCTTCCTCTCTAGAAGAAGCTGGGGAGCCATACTCTGGCTCCTTTCCCTAAATGGTGTCTGGGAATCTCTCTCTATTCATAGCAGACCCTTTGGGAACAAAAACAGTGTCAGCAAAGCTGGAGGTGGGGGGAGGAATTTACCAACAAAGGTTTTTGTACTAAATTTAAATCTTCAAAACAGCTGAGGTTTGTATGGCTCAAAGGAGTTACGGTGTAGTCTTATGGATATTATAAAGGAGCTATCGTTTTGATGATGGGAAACAGTTCTCTGTGAAAAATAGTTATCTGACTTGTTCTGATCCCTTTgtactctttaaaaaaacaacaacctcatgacaggttttttgggggggggatggagagaaagagggaaaagagaaaaagtgaTTATTTCTTTCTGACAAAAAAGACTACTTTTAGGTAGGAGCCCAGCCacattcttctccttctcctcttgtgTGGTGCATTCATTGTGGACAGCGTGATGGCTTGGTGACTCCAGTAAATAGtgacaagagagagggaaaaaaaacagcTTTCTTGGTGCTCTATTCATGATGTAGCCTTGGCTTTCTCCCTTCTGAGAGTCTTCAGACAAAAATAATTGTATTCCCTGAAAAAATGGTAAAAGTGTCATTGTTTTGATGGTCCCAGCAAACATTTCATGTAGCATGGCATCCTTGGTGTGATTTACTCTCCCCTTGGTAGAAGCAAATTTGCAGGCTTCTAACAGGACCCAGGAATCAAGCTTCCTTTGCAGTGTCCAAAGTTTTGCAGTTCAGAATGCAGTGATATGATCCAGAGAAACAAGCTGCTTAGAATCTGCTTTTCTGAATACGATTGGGGGCTTTTCCACACTACTGCCTTAAGCTGCTTCACTCCCAAGTGTAGAGCATACTGGTTGGAAACTAAGCCAGTTTAAGATTTCCTCTTCTGCCTTTCATTTCTTCTTCTGATTTGGTCATGCTGATCTCCTAATCTTCTATCCAGATGGTATTTGCCATGGGTCCTTTCTTGGATGGGAGGGATTCCTTTGCTTCTCTACCTCCCTCACCCACGCCAGAAAAATCTGACTCCAATTTCCCCCCCCATGAACAATTATCTGTGGAGAGATTTGTATGACCCTTCTGCCTGCTGTACTTAACACTTTCCCTTATGGTGAACTTACTGACAGATgggtaaaaataaaaacatagccCCCTCCTTTTTCCAATTAAATGGGGTTCCTGTAACATGGGCTGAAATGGgatatgtattgattgatttgtatgttgacagaataacagaattggaagggggagaTCCTATAGCAGTGTTGGTGAATCTTTTTACCCTCTAGTGCCAGAAGGATGTGTGTGtgcttccttggagcctggggagggtaaacaAAAATCTCCCTaaccccttggaggctctctgggggccagaaatggcctgtttcccaacttccaatgAATCTAATAGGCCCATTtatcaccctcctcaggctccagagaattccctgaagcctggggaaaatgaaaacaccctctggaggcccactggaggccaaaaatgccctcccagagcctctgcatgagctgaaaatcagctgacaggTGTGTACATGCACACTAGGGCAATAGCccgcatgccaacagatatggctctgctacctgtggcatccgtgtgtgataggttcgccatcacagccctatatcatttcagataaattgctatccaatatcttcttaaacacctccagtgatttattttattttatttatttattttgtccaatacacaatgagagttttagtgggaatatatctatatacacatagtaaaatacatgatgaaggttatagaggagatactcatagtaaaatatatctaagaaataatagaagagaagctatagtaatagaacatatcaatgaaagaagagaagaagagatataggaatagaagaaaggtataggagatagaggagagcaataggacaggggacgaaaggcactctagcgcacttgtactcgccccttactgatctcttaggaatctggataagtcaaccgtagataatctaagggtaaactgttgggggtttggggatgacactatggagtttggtaatgagttccacgcttcgacaactcggttactgaagtcatattttttacagtcaagtttggagcggtaatattaagtttaaatctgttgtgtgctcttgtgttgttgtggttgaagttgaagtagttgccgacaggcaggacgttgcagcatatgatcttgtgggcacaGATGGGGCActgacttctggaggcaagccattccacccattaaactggaattattaattctaattaattctgtggcatgaatcccagcggccgataagataccacagagttggccttctctgggtcccgtcgactaaccaatgtcatctggcgggccccaggggaagagccttctctgtggcggccccgaccctctggaatcaactccccccggagatcagaaccgaccccaccctccttgcctttcgtaagttactcaaaacccacttttgtcaccaggcatggggtaattgagctACCCCTAGGATATTAtagttttgtgtatggtatgactgagctgtatggttttaatgttataggttttagatattgttttaatttattggatttgttatactgtgagccgctctgagtcctcgaagaggggtggcatacaaatcttaataataataataacaacaacaacaataataataataataataataataataataataataataataatagttctccTTAGCTCTATATTAGTTCtccctttgattagtttccatcctgcacttcttgtcctacctttgGATACTTTGAAGAATTGGTTGACCCCCTCTtttttgtagcagcccctcagATGTTGGAAGACTGCCATcgtgtcatccctagtccttctttaaaTAGTTCACTTCTTGGCATAACTCCGGTCTGCTTCACCTGATTAAACGGAGAGAAAGAGTAGTTGGTGTGTGGTGCCCACCTTGTATAGTTCCTCaatgaaaatgattttaaaaacaaagcagCGGTAGAAGGCAGTAGCCAACATTCCTACCACACTGTACGGTATCCAATTTGCCTTTATGAAACGGATCACAGCAAGACATCTGCCGTGTGTGCTGCCAGAAGTCCAAAAAAACACTGCTTTTGACACGTAGCAGAAAAAGATGGTCAGAGGTTGCCTTCCCAGTGGGCGGCCGGCCGGTAGAGAACACAATGTGAATTCCTGCCATCGAGAAAAGGTCTGAGGTCTGTACTCCCACCAGGACAACTTCAACCTTGTGATTGGCAGCTTCTGTCCAGAGATTACAGCTCTATCTCTTTTGCAAAATGTGCCAGATGTGGCTGCTTTGGGATAGCTAAACTCACCCCAAGGGAGAATATTTTCTAATACTTTTACTGGGGTTTAGAGTTTAGGTCCTAGAATAGAGACTTCAAATGATTTAGCCTTCTTTTGATTGTATGGCTGTGCAAAAGGATAATCAGGAACTAAAACATTAGAGGAAGTACctttatataaataaatcaattagtCATTTGTTGTGCTTGTTGTGGTGAGGAAAGATACCTTTTAAAAACCTGAAAATATCTGAACAAAGGAATAACTATAAAACCAGGAGTCAAAACTGTGGAGCAATGCTTTTAATGCAAATGAATAAATCAATatccccctccccgccccccatttgttgcaaatttattttcattctgATTGAGTTTGGTTTTGTTCCCTTTTCAgatgggaaaggaaagaaggccaAGAATTAAGAAATGAGAAGAGTTGTTTATTTTTGACAAACAAATCAAATGCGAGGGTTTTTGAAGGGAGAATGCAAATTATATTTGTTTTGGGAGGGGGTGAGTGAAGATAAAACAAGTAATGACACATGGAATTAGAGGCAGCATTATAATGGAAATAAATTGATAGTATCATAGCCTGTATTATggtctggaaaaaaaatcagatgtgAAAGATGGTAGTAAGCAGATACTGAAAACTCtaaccccttgctgacctctagaTATCCTCTGGAGTTTTCATCTGAGATCTCTTAGCTCTAAATTGTATATTTTGTTAGCAAGATGTGAGAATAGTTTTAACAAAGTTTAATTTGGATTTTCAGAGAAGGCATAGATGAAAATTAGTTcaggaaaataaattataagagATATGGACATGAGCaagctggttttttaaaaaattaatagcaTCCAAGTCTATAGGATTTCAGTTATGCCCTATGTAAAGGAAGAATCTAGAACACTGCATTTACCAGAATGACACATATTGTCAACTGCCCCCTACTTCCCTATAATTATTGCTTAGCCAGAATGAAGCAGCTGTCTCAGGTTTGGATCTGAGGAAAAAGTAGCTTCTTCATGTATTGATGTGTGGGATGTACCCCTGGGATGTAGGGAGAGGCAGGGCTTCACTGAAGTTACCAGATGCTTTAACTAGCAATATGTGGTTTGATTGGGGGAGGAGACAAATTGAATAATTTCTTGTACAAATGAAAAgccactacaggtagtcctcgacttacaaccacagttgagcccaatgtttctgttgctaagtgagacagctgttaaatgaattttgccccattttacaaactttcttgccagagttattaagtgaatcactgcagttgttaggctAACAACATGATTGGTACATGAATCTAGCTcccccattcactttgcttgtcagaaggtcgcaaaaggtgatcacatagatcatagttccctctaagctgagcagtgagcaatcgctcacttaaaaatcatcatcaactcagagttttccaaacctgcccagaagccgagagggaaagagtgagagggaaggagagagagaggaagagagagaaacagatagaaaaaagagaggaaggaaaagagaaaaaaaaagaatgggagtaaggaagagagaaagaaaatcaaaatctagtttgaaactagctcaactatttaactggcattttgatattgatagagttgccctattatgagctcactgttatagacacacagtacagtattttattttgaaattctctgcggcaaaacagggtgggttttttgtttgtttgtttgtttgtttgtttgtttgtttatttatttatttatttattatttttgtgccgcctagtcccgaagggactgccgctcagacactatacttttctgcccaccccccaaaaaaattagagggaacactgacataGATCCAGgaacactgcaacggtcataaatatgaaccaattgccaagcatctgaattttggtcacataaccatggggatgctacaatggtcataagtagtgatgggcgaacccaacggtgttcgggttcggcaagtttggctgaattttatgcaaaatttggactcgaacccgaacggggaatctctcccatgaagagattccaggggcggagctttgatgtcaccggcaggttgctaaggacgccaaggtgatcacttcctggattccatggaatccaagaagtgatcaccttggcatccttagcaacctgccggtgacatcaaagctccgaacgcctgacacaaccccgaactttgcctgaagtttggaaaaatttcaggttcatgttcggcataccgaacaccgcaaaattcggtacagaaccgaattgtgcgggttcagttcacccatcactagtcataagtgtaaaaaatagtcataagtctctctttttccagggatgtaacttcaaacagtcactaaatgaattgtcatGAATTGAAATATGTAGTCTCACAGAATATTTTTATAATGCTCCTATTTTGGGCATGTAAGCATCAAATGTGATGCAAGAAGCATTTCCTAATTTACAAAGCCTTAGCAGCTGGTAGTATATGGCTCACTTTGAGATTAGAAGCTGCGTAGAGTGAGACCTGGCTAGGATTTTGATGGGAGTCCTATCTACTTTGATAATTTGGTGGAAAAAAGTTCTTGGGCATATTGATGAAATACCCTAGTGTTGTAGAATTAGAATCATCTTAAAGAATTTAACAGAtacttttaacagattaacagagtaggaagggaccttgtaggtcatctattgCACCACAACTACCCAGCTCATTCAGGAGACCCCACACtacttctgacaaatggcagtccaatctctttttgaaaggctCAAGTGTTGAAGCTCCCACCACTTCctaaggcaagctgtcccactggttgatcattctcactgtcagaaagttcctccttacttccagattgaatctctccttgatcagtttccatccattattccttgtctgaccttcaggtgctttggaaaaatagcttgatccctgcctctctgtggcagtccttcaaatattggaacactgccttCATATCTCCCGTGGTCTTTCTCCTCATTAGACTAGCTATGTCCAGTTCCTGTAACTTTTCTTCCTGTGTTTTAGTTTTCAGGCCcttgatcatcctggttgctctcctctgcaccttTTCTAATAGTATCTGAagggttgttgttttgttttgtttttgacagTATTTCTA
This genomic interval carries:
- the LOC139158613 gene encoding urotensin-2 receptor-like, giving the protein MRMDEFSSTVRVATDIETGSPLRSNPNISSNNTWGEAFSASSLEDIVATCTIGTILSLMCIIGVTGNVYTLVVMCHYMRSSASMYIYIINLALADLLYLLTIPFIVGTYFIQEWYFGDTGCRILFSLDFLTMHASIFTLMVMSTERYFAVLKPLDTVKRSKSYRKAIALIIWVASLLLTLPMLIMIQLVQGEKNICLPTWSKLSYKIYITILFCTSIVGPGVIIGYLYVRLARTYWVSQTTSLKETKRLPNQKVLYLIFTIVLVFWACFLPFWIWQLLFQYCEPLPVSPKATRNINYLTTCLTYSNSCINPFLYTLLTKNYKEYLRNRQRSFHSSRNYFQRRNRFQRISGRSLSTTSQHCTETFMLPPIPGGSNSP